One part of the Nymphaea colorata isolate Beijing-Zhang1983 chromosome 8, ASM883128v2, whole genome shotgun sequence genome encodes these proteins:
- the LOC116259491 gene encoding heterogeneous nuclear ribonucleoprotein 1-like isoform X2: MESDLGKLFIGGISWETTEDRLKEYFMSYGEVVEAVIMKDRTTGRARGFGFVVFADPTVAERVVLEKHMIDGRAVEAKKAVPRDDQHILNRNVGGIHGSLSPARTKKVFVGGLASTVTENDFKMYFDQFGTITDVVVMYDHNTQRPRGFGFITYDSEDAVDRVLLKTFHELNGKMVEVKRAVPKELSPGPSRSPLRGFGYGLNRVNNFLNVYAQGYNGNSLGGYQMRMDGRLSPVPVSRAGYSTFGPPSYGLGANFGPSLSSGFGGSTFGGNLNYGRGLNAYYNGNSSRYSSPIGYGGSNRAAGTFFNTPTRNVWGNGGLNYTTSSASSVDYAISGSDSFGNSGSTWGSSPSVGIHGGGSSAGYASGILGYENSENSYGLGGSGYGGGGGTGISQASLSATNGGYDGSYLDLYSNNSVYGDPTWRSGISETDGSGSFSYGLGDSARDVTAKASGGYMGGYNVTDRQPNRDFSR, translated from the exons ATGGAATCAGATCTAGGAAAACTATTCATTGGTGGGATATCATGGGAGACGACAGAAGACCGTCTCAAGGAATACTTCATGTCTTATGGTGAAGTTGTGGAGGCCGTTATCATGAAAGATCGGACAACTGGTCGAGCTCGTGGATTCGGTTTTGTAGTATTTGCAGACCCAACTGTTGCGGAAAGGGTTGTCTTGGAAAAGCATATGATAGATGGCCGAGCG GTAGAAGCAAAAAAGGCAGTTCCCAGAGATGACCAACATATCCTTAATCGAAATGTTGGTGGTATCCATGGATCTCTGAGTCCTGCACGAACCAAGAAAGTGTTTGTAGGTGGTTTGGCTTCCACAGTTACAGAAAATGATTTCAAGATGTACTTTGATCAGTTTGGGACAATAACAGATGTTGTTGTAATGTATGATCATAACACACAGAGACCTAGAGGATTTGGATTTATAACCTATGATTCAGAGGATGCTGTGGATCGGGTCTTGCTGAAAACATTCCATGAACTGAATGGTAAAATGGTGGAGGTTAAGCGGGCTGTACCAAAGGAATTGTCACCTGGACCAAGTAGGTCCCCTCTCAGGGGCTTTGGCTATGGTCTAAACAGAGTCAACAACTTCCTTAATGTCTATGCTCAGGGATACAATGGAAACTCACTTGGTGGATATCAAATGAGGATGGATGGAAGGTTGAGTCCGGTTCCTGTTTCACGAGCTGGATACTCTACCTTTGGCCCACCAAGCTATGGGCTTGGGGCAAACTTTGGGCCTTCTCTAAGTTCTGGCTTTGGTGGGAGCACTTTTGGTGGTAATTTAAACTATGGTAGAGGGTTGAATGCTTACTACAATGGGAACTCAAGTAGATACAGTAGTCCAATTGGGTATGGTGGAAGTAACAGAGCAGCTGGGACATTTTTCAATACACCTACTCGAAATGTTTGGGGCAATGGTGGCCTTAATTATACCACAAGCTCTGCTAGCTCTGTAGATTATGCGATTTCTGGAAGTGATAGCTTTGGAAATAGTGGCTCAACATGGGGATCATCTCCCTCTGTTGGCATACATGGTGGAGGAAGCAGTGCTGGTTATGCAAGTGGGATACTTGGTTATGAGAATTCAGAGAATAGTTATGGACTGGGAGGAAGTGGTTATGGCGGGGGTGGTGGAACTGGCATCTCTCAGGCTTCACTTAGTGCAACTAATGGGGGATATGATGGATCTTACTTGGATCTTTATAGTAACAACTCTGTTTATGGTGATCCAACGTGGAGATCTGGAATTTCTGAAACAGATGGGTCAGGCTCCTTTAGTTACGGACTTGGTGATTCAGCTAGAGATGTTACGGCAAAAGCTTCTGGGGGTTACATGGGAGGATATAATGTCACTGACAGGCAACCAAATAGAG ATTTCAGTAGGTGA
- the LOC116259491 gene encoding heterogeneous nuclear ribonucleoprotein 1-like isoform X1 codes for MQNMESDLGKLFIGGISWETTEDRLKEYFMSYGEVVEAVIMKDRTTGRARGFGFVVFADPTVAERVVLEKHMIDGRAVEAKKAVPRDDQHILNRNVGGIHGSLSPARTKKVFVGGLASTVTENDFKMYFDQFGTITDVVVMYDHNTQRPRGFGFITYDSEDAVDRVLLKTFHELNGKMVEVKRAVPKELSPGPSRSPLRGFGYGLNRVNNFLNVYAQGYNGNSLGGYQMRMDGRLSPVPVSRAGYSTFGPPSYGLGANFGPSLSSGFGGSTFGGNLNYGRGLNAYYNGNSSRYSSPIGYGGSNRAAGTFFNTPTRNVWGNGGLNYTTSSASSVDYAISGSDSFGNSGSTWGSSPSVGIHGGGSSAGYASGILGYENSENSYGLGGSGYGGGGGTGISQASLSATNGGYDGSYLDLYSNNSVYGDPTWRSGISETDGSGSFSYGLGDSARDVTAKASGGYMGGYNVTDRQPNRDFSR; via the exons ATGCAGAATATGGAATCAGATCTAGGAAAACTATTCATTGGTGGGATATCATGGGAGACGACAGAAGACCGTCTCAAGGAATACTTCATGTCTTATGGTGAAGTTGTGGAGGCCGTTATCATGAAAGATCGGACAACTGGTCGAGCTCGTGGATTCGGTTTTGTAGTATTTGCAGACCCAACTGTTGCGGAAAGGGTTGTCTTGGAAAAGCATATGATAGATGGCCGAGCG GTAGAAGCAAAAAAGGCAGTTCCCAGAGATGACCAACATATCCTTAATCGAAATGTTGGTGGTATCCATGGATCTCTGAGTCCTGCACGAACCAAGAAAGTGTTTGTAGGTGGTTTGGCTTCCACAGTTACAGAAAATGATTTCAAGATGTACTTTGATCAGTTTGGGACAATAACAGATGTTGTTGTAATGTATGATCATAACACACAGAGACCTAGAGGATTTGGATTTATAACCTATGATTCAGAGGATGCTGTGGATCGGGTCTTGCTGAAAACATTCCATGAACTGAATGGTAAAATGGTGGAGGTTAAGCGGGCTGTACCAAAGGAATTGTCACCTGGACCAAGTAGGTCCCCTCTCAGGGGCTTTGGCTATGGTCTAAACAGAGTCAACAACTTCCTTAATGTCTATGCTCAGGGATACAATGGAAACTCACTTGGTGGATATCAAATGAGGATGGATGGAAGGTTGAGTCCGGTTCCTGTTTCACGAGCTGGATACTCTACCTTTGGCCCACCAAGCTATGGGCTTGGGGCAAACTTTGGGCCTTCTCTAAGTTCTGGCTTTGGTGGGAGCACTTTTGGTGGTAATTTAAACTATGGTAGAGGGTTGAATGCTTACTACAATGGGAACTCAAGTAGATACAGTAGTCCAATTGGGTATGGTGGAAGTAACAGAGCAGCTGGGACATTTTTCAATACACCTACTCGAAATGTTTGGGGCAATGGTGGCCTTAATTATACCACAAGCTCTGCTAGCTCTGTAGATTATGCGATTTCTGGAAGTGATAGCTTTGGAAATAGTGGCTCAACATGGGGATCATCTCCCTCTGTTGGCATACATGGTGGAGGAAGCAGTGCTGGTTATGCAAGTGGGATACTTGGTTATGAGAATTCAGAGAATAGTTATGGACTGGGAGGAAGTGGTTATGGCGGGGGTGGTGGAACTGGCATCTCTCAGGCTTCACTTAGTGCAACTAATGGGGGATATGATGGATCTTACTTGGATCTTTATAGTAACAACTCTGTTTATGGTGATCCAACGTGGAGATCTGGAATTTCTGAAACAGATGGGTCAGGCTCCTTTAGTTACGGACTTGGTGATTCAGCTAGAGATGTTACGGCAAAAGCTTCTGGGGGTTACATGGGAGGATATAATGTCACTGACAGGCAACCAAATAGAG ATTTCAGTAGGTGA